From the genome of uncultured Desulfovibrio sp.:
CCATGCTGGTGCGCGCAGACAGCCCCTTTGCAAAGCCCGAAGACATGAGCGGCAAAACCGTGGGCTGCCAGACCGGCTCCGCCCAGATCAAGGCCATCGACCTGCTTGCCGAAAAACTTGGCGGCAAGGACAAAATCAAGGTCAAGGAATACGTGGCCTTTGACGAAGCCTACGCCGACCTTGCCGCAGGACGCCTTGACGGCGTGGCGCAGTCCTACCCCAACCTTGCGGATGTTATCAAACGCCGCCCCGGCGTGTTCAAGATCCTCACCCCGCCCTTTGGCCCCAAAGTCTACTTTACCTGGGTTGGCCGCAACGATGCGGACAGCGCAAGCCTTGCGGCTTTCTTTGATGACGGGCTGCGCAAGCTCATCACCAGCGGCAAAATGGCGGAGCTTCAGCAGAAGTGGTTTGGCTTCACCATGGATATTCCCACAGAGCTGCCCGCGCCCGTTCAATAGCCTTTCCTTCCTTCACACATGGCCCCGGTCTTATGAGGCCGGGGCCTTACTTTGCCAGTTTGCACATTATTTCAGGAGAATAGGTATGAGTCCGGTCAATTCCTTACAATCCCCCCGGTTTTGCGGCATCCGCACCTTCATGCGGCAACCGGCGGCAACGGGCGAAACCCCGCAATCCGATGTTTCCGTTATCGGTGTTCCCTTTGACAGCGGCGTCTCATACCGCCCCGGCACCAGATTCGGCCCTGCGGCCATTCGCGAGGCCTCAACCCTGCTCAAGCCATATTCGTCAGAACTTGATGTGGACGTGAACGAGAGCTTCACCATTGCCGACCATGGCGACATAGACACCATACCCGGCTATATGGAAGACAGCTTTGCCGCCATCACCAGCGGCCTGAAGCCCTTTTTCGCCTCCAAAACCCTGCCCGTCATTCTTGGCGGCGACCACAGCATCAGCCTGGCAAACCTGCGCGCCGTGCATGCGGCGCATGGGCCAGTGGCCCTGCTCCATTTTGACGCGCACAGCGACACCATACCCAGCTATTACGGCAAGCCCTACAATCACGGCACCCCCTTTTACTGGGCGCTGAAAGAAGGCCTCATCCTGCCCCAGCATTCCACGCAGATCGGCATTCGCGGGCCGCTCTACAGCCGCAACGCCCTTGACTGGCCCCGCCAGCAGGGCCTGCGCATCATCATGGGGCACGAGGCCCACGCGATGGGGCCGGAGGCTGTGATACGCGAGGCTCTTGCGCGCATTGGCGATGCCCCTGTGTTTCTGAGCTTTGACATTGATTTTCTTGATGCGGCCTATGCCCCCGGCACCGGCACGCCAGAAGTGGAAGGGTTCACCACCTACGAGGCCATGACCCTTGTGCGCGGCATCTGCAGCAAGTGCCGCGCTGTTGGCATGGATCTGGTGGAAGTGCTGCCCGACAAGGACGTGGCGGGCATTACCGCTCTGGCAGGAGCCTCTGTGGTCTTTGCCTTTCTTGCGGCGCAGGCGGCCTTTCGAGGCGTGCAGCCCCGGACCGCAGATTGATCGTATAATGAAACAAAAATGTTTTGCATAAATCCAACATCCCGAAATCAAAACTTTTTTGTTTTCATGGTCCTCTGAGAAATATCAATCAAAAATGAGCAACTTACTGTAAATAAATAATAAATGCCGCAATGGCATCCAGTTTGCTCAAAACACCATACTGACAGGCGGGGAGCCGTGCCGCAGGGGAGTCCCTCCCACTGTTCCCCGCCGGAAACGCCCAACCGAGTGGATGCATCCACAGCAGGCTATCATGAACGAATGCAGCTTCATCCTTTCCATCATGCCGGAGCTGCTCCAGGGCGCAATAACTTCGGTTTTTGTGGCTATGGCGGCAATCTCGCTGGGTGTTGTGCTCGGCATTTCGGTGTGCCAGATGCGGCGGTCGCAGTTTTGGGGCTTCAAGCGGGCGGCGGGGCTGTACATCAGCTTTATGCGGGGCATTCCCGTGCTGGTGATTTTGTTTCTGCTGTTCTACCTGCCCTCGGCAGTCAATATTGAAGTGCCCTCACTGCTGGTTGCCGTGCTGGCCCTTGGCCTCAACACCAGCGCCTTTCAGGCCGAAATTTATCGCGGCGGCTTCAACTCCATACCCGTGGGGCAGATCGAAGCGGCCAAGGCTCTAGGCCTCAGCCGCATGCGTATTCTCACGCGCATCCAGTTGCCGCAGGTGCTGTCGCTCACAGGACCGGAGCTGGTCAATGAGTTCATCATCCTGTTCAAGAACTCGTCACTTATTTCTGTTATCGGCGTCACCGAACTCATGCGCCGCAGCGAGCAACTTGTGTCCACAACCTACAAGCCTGTGGAAGTATATCTGGCCGCAGCCATTATTTATCTGACCCTGTGCCTGATTATTTCTCGCCTGGGCGAACGCCTCAAGGGGAAGCACTGATGGACGCCCTCACGACCTTTCTGGCCCGCTGGCAGAGTTTTTTGATTGAGAACGGCCCGGATTTTGGCGCAGCGCTCTGGGTGACCATCCGCATCAGTCTGGTCGCCATAGCATGCGGTCTGGCGCTGGGTTTTGCCGCAGAACTTGGCCGCCGCATCTGCCCCTGGCTGCGCAAGCCCGTTGCCTGCTATGTGGAGTTTTTTCGCGGCACGCCTCTGCTTATCCAGCTCTATCTGCTCTATTACGGCGGCCCCAGAATCGGCATCGTGCTGGATGCGGAACCCGCAGGAATGCTGGGCATGTCGCTCTATGCCGCCGCCTATTTTTGCGAAATCTTCCGCGCCGGATTCGAGTCCATACCCGAGGGTCAGCGCGAGGCGGCGCACTGCCTGGGCATTCGCCCCTGGCGCAGACTGTGGCGCATAGAATTGCCGCAGATGGCCCAGATAGTTCTGCCGCCAGCAGTCAACCAGATCATCACGCTCATCAAGGATTCAGCGGTGCTTTCCATCATCACCGTGGCGGAACTGACCAAGACCGCGACCCGCATCATGAACATCAGCTTTGAAATCGTCATGCCCCTGTGCCTGCTGGCGCTGCTCTACTGGGCCATTTCCGAGGCAGTGGCAGTTGTGTGCGGCAAGGCGGAAGCCCGCCTGACCAGACATTTGACGCGTTAGCGCAGCATCAGACCCGCGCGAATTTGTACAGGAATCCGCGCCGCCAAGGCTCCAAAGGAGAACAGGTCATGGAAGAAACAATCACCCCTGCCATCAGAATATGCGATGTGCGCAAGCGCTATGGGCAGCACGAAGTGCTTCAGGGCATTGATATGGAAGTCATGCCCAAGGAAGTGGTCTGCCTTATAGGCCCTTCCGGTTCCGGTAAAAGCACCCTCTTGCGCTGCGTCAACTTTCTTGAAGTGTACGACGAAGGCGAAATCATGGTTGAAGGCGCGCTCATGGGCTACGAGATGCAGTACAACGGCACCCGCCGCCGCGCCAGCGAAACACGCATTCGCGAAAGCAGGCGCGACCTCGGCATGGTGTTTCAACATTTCAACCTGTGGCCCCACATGACGGTGATGGAAAACGTCACCGAAGCGCTCATTTCCGTTGCTGGCAAAAGCCGCGCCGCCGCCGAAAAAAAAGGGATGGAATGCCTTGAACGCGTCGGCCTTGCCGAAAAGCGCAACAGCTACCCGGCCCAACTTTCCGGCGGGCAGCAACAGCGCGTTGCCATTGCGCGCGCCCTGGCAACGGAGCCGCGCATCATGCTGTTTGACGAGCCAACCTCAGCCCTCGACCCCGAGCTTGTGGGCGATGTGCTGCAAGTCATGCGCAGCCTGGCCAACGATGGCATGACCATGCTCATAGTGACCCACGAAATGGGCTTTGCCGCCGAGGTGGCGGATCGGGTGGTCTTTATGGAAGGCGGGCACGTGGTGGAGCAAGGGCCGCCGGACAAACTTTTTCATACGCCGGAAAGCCCCCGCCTTGCGGCCTTTCTGAAAAGCTGGACGCACCGCAACGGACAGGTTGCCTAGCGCCTGTAGCACTGCCGCCAACATCAGTTACGAGCGGCAGACAGAATATCTGGCACAAGCCTTTGGCAGGAGAACATGACCATGAGCGAATACATCACCATTCCCGGCCGCTGCGGCGATGCCGCCATTGTGCGGGCCGGTGAACGCATCAAGATCGTCAACATCACGGGGGAGCAGGTGGTGGACACCTGGGCCTTCAACCTGCGCAACCCACAGGAATATATGTCCATGCAGCATGTGCGGCCCGATCTCAACAAGGGCATTCCCGGCCCGGGCGACAAGCTGGTGACCAACTGCCGCCGCCCGGTGCTCACCATGCTGGAAGACACCAGCAACGGCGCGCACGACACCTTTATGGCCGCCTGCGACATCTACCGCTACATGGCCCTTGGCGTGCAGGGCTACCACGCCAACTGCACGGACAACATGTATGCGGCCCTGCGCAAGCTGGGCATGCAAGTGGATTTTTGCCCCTGCCCGCTGAACCTGTGGATGAACACCCCCATTGTGGACAACAAGGCCCACTGGCTGCCGCCCTTGAGCAAGGCGGGCGACTACGTGGTGCTTGAAGCCCATTTTGACTGCGTGGTGGTCATGTCTGCCTGCCCGCAGGATATTCTGCCCATCAACGGTAAAAACTGCGTGCCTTCTGACATCAAATACAAGGTCTACGCGGCCTGACCGCGTAAAAAACGGATACCGCCCTTACTAGGCGGGGGTCACACTATAACCAGACCGAACTTTTTCCGGCCCAAACATCGAGGTTTTTATGGCTTCCATGCAACCACCCAGCGCGTCTTCGTCCCCCCGATTCTGCAACACCGGCAGCTTCATGCGCATGCCGCGTATGGACGACCCCACGGGTATGGATTTTGCAGTTTTTGGCATTCCCTTTGATACGGGCAGTTCCTACCGCACGGGTTCGCGCTTCGGGCCTTCGGCCATCCGGCACATTTCGAGCATGATCAAGCCCAACAACGTGATCTTTGAGGTCAATATTCTCAACGAGCTGACTGGCGGCGACTTTGGCGACGTCAATATTGTTCCCGGTTACATCGAACCTTCCTACGCCGCCATCACCGAGTTCATGCAGCCTCTGCTTGAAGCTGGCGCAGTGCCGCTGGGCCTTGGCGGCGACCACGCCATCACCCTCGCCGAGCTGCGCGCTGTTGCCGCCCAGCACGGCAAGGTAAGCCTGCTGCATTTTGATTCGCACCTGGATCTGAACGAATCCGTATTCGGGCAGCCGTACAACCACGGCACACCCTTTAGGCGGGCGCTGGAAGAAGGCCTCATTGACCCGTCCACCTCCATCCAGCTGGGCATGCGCGGCTCGCTCTACGACCCGGACGACTTCAAGATCGCCGCCGATCTTGGCTTCAAGGTGCTGCCCGCGCACATCATGCGCGAGATGGGCTTGCCCGCGGTTATAGAGGCCATTAAGCAACGCGTGGGTGACACAAAGGTCTTCCTCACCTTTGATATCGACTTTGTGGATCCGGCCTACGCCCCCGGAACCGGTACGCCGGAGGTCGGCGGCTTCACCTCATGGGAGGTGCTGAGCCTGGTACGCGCGCTCAAAAATCTGCACTACGTGGGCTTTGACATAGTGGAGGTCATGCCCGGCATAGATCAGGCCGAGCTGACAGCCTATCTGGCCGCCAACATCGGCTTTGAATTCCTGTCCATCCTCGCATTTCAAAAAAAGAACGGCCTGCGTTAGGGCAGGTTACGCATGAAATGGGTTAACGGCTCTAAAGAACGCAATTGAATTTAAGCAACTTGCCATCACACGCACGGCGCAGCCCTGTTACCCTCACAGAGCTGCGCCGTCATATTTTCAGCCAGACAACACGTCTGGCAAGGGCTGGAGCCGACTAAACTTCGGCAGTGTACGGCGGGGCCGGATCGTACTGCAAAATTTTGCGCACAAGGCGGGCGTGATCAGGGTCATGAATCTGGCCCACAAGCCACAGGGCCATGTCCATACCTGCAGAGACACCCTGCGAGGTGACAATCTTGCCATCGCGCACATAGCGCGCATCCGGCAGAGCCGTTATTTCCGGGTCGCTTTCAAGGGCGTCCATGAGCTGCCAGTGCGTTGTGGCCCGGCGGCCCTTGAGCAGCCCGGCCTTTTGCAGGATCAACCCGCCGGTGCACACTGCGGCAAGGTATTCCACCTTCTTATATTGCTGGCGCACCCAATCCAGAATGCCGGAATCGCTCCAGGCGTATTCGGAAACTTCCGCCGTGCCCGGCAACAGCAGCACATCCAGCGGCGGGGCGTTTTGCAGACTGTAATCCGGCGTAATGCGCAAGCCGCTTAATCCGCAGAGCGTCTGGCCCGTGCAGCTCAGCGTCACCACCCTGCCACCCCCGGCAAACTGGTTGGATGCCGCAAATACCTGCATGGGCGCTACAAAATCCAGCTCCGCCACCTGTTCATAAATATATATTCCGTATGTGAGGCCTGTTTTCATCGTTGTTCTCCTTTAAAAAAATGTCGGCTGTACTGGTGGGGACTCAGGCCAAGGCGGCGGATGAAGGCCTTGCGTAGGCGATCTTCGCTGCCAAAACCCGCCGACTGCGCCACCGCGGCAAAGGAATCAGCCCCGGATTCAATGAGCTCCCGCGCCCGGATGATGCGCAAGCCTTCCACAAAGCGGGCGGGGCTGCTGCCGGTTTCTGCGGGGAATACCCGCGCGAACGACCGGGGGCTCATGTTCGCCACCTCGGCCAGGCGCTCAACAGTCAGATTTTTGCCAAGATTCGACTCCAGCCAGCGCACCAGAGGGGCAAATCTGCCCGCATTGACCTGAGCGGCCAGCGCTGAGCTGTACTGGCTCTGGTTGCCGGGGCGGCGGCGGTACAATAGCAATACGCGGGCTACTTCCATGGCCAGTTTGTCGCCGTAGTCTTCCTCAACCATATCCAGAGCCAGATCTATGCCCGCCGTAACGCCGCCGCTTGTGGACGTCTTGCCGTCGCGCACAAAAATGGCGTCAGGCTCCACGATAATCTGTGGGTACAGCTCGGCCAGGCGGTCAGCCACCAGCCAGTGGGTTGCCGCCCTTTTGCCGTGCAGCAGACCGCAGGCCGCCAGAATGAACGCCCCGCTACACACGCTTGCTATGCGCGCAGACCGGGCCGCAGCCGCACTTACCTGCTGTATGATCTGCGGATTCCCCGATATGGCTTCCGCATCCACTGCGCCGGGAACAACAAGAATATCCGGCGAAAGATTTTCAAGTGTTGTTTCCGCCGCCAGCACAAGACCGGATGAGGTTCGCACAGGGCCGGGGGTACAGGCGGCGAACACGGGCACATAGCCTTGATCCTTTTTGTTGCTGTGCGCCAGAATATCCGTAGCCGCCGCAAAAACCTCCAGCGGGCCGGAGACATCCAGCGAGACAATGCCGGGATAAAGAAAGAAAACAACGCGCTGTTTCATGTGTGCAGAATAGAAAACGACCGCACTGGCAGCAATGACAAAAAATAGTCTTTTTCTGCCACAATTGCGGCAACAGGGCCGCCGCCGGAACAGGCGGTGCAGATTGGCAGAAACAGGCAAAGGCCGTCCGGCATACTCACGGGTATGCCGGACGGCCTTTATATTTTTGAATGTCGGGCCTTCTGGCCCGCCGGGTTGTTTACTGTTTCTTTTTATCGCGGGTCTGTTTGGTGGGGCTGCTGGGAGCCGCGGCCTTGGCAGGAGCCTTGGTGGACATGCTGCGCAGGGCGGCCTTGGCATCAGGATCTCCGTTCTTGGCGGCAAGCTGATACCAGCGGCTGGCTTCGGTCAGGTTGCGGGGAACGCCCGTCCCCTGTTCATACATGAGGCCAAGGCTGTACTGGGCGGCAGCTTCGTTCTGCTCCGCAGCCTTGCGGTACCAGTCCACAGCCTGGGTATAATCCTGCGCCGCGCCGCGCCCCTGTTCATACATATAGCCGAGGTTGTACTGCGCTTCAGCATAGCCCTGCTCCGCCGCGCGTGTATACCATTGCACGGCCTTGGCGGGATCCTGCGCATAGCCGCGCCCTTCGGCGTACATGTAGGCCAGATTGTTCTGGGCTTTGGCGTGATCCTGCTCCGCGGCCTTTTCAAACCAGTGGGCCGCCTTGGTATCGCTCTGGTTTTCGCCCTTGCCGTTCATGTAGGTCCAGCCCAGCGAATACTGGGCCGAAGCCAGCCCCTGATTGGCGGCACGGGTGTACCAGTCGATGGCGGCGGCTTCATCCTTGGGCAGGCCCTTGCCATAGGCATAGAGGTAGCCAAGATTGTACTGGGCCATGGCAAGGCCCTGATCGGCGGCCTTGCGGAACCAGCGGGCGGCCTCGTGGTAATTGCGGGGAACGCCATCCCCGGTAACCAGCGACGTGGCCCACGAATTCATGGCGCTGACATCGCCCTTTTCCGCCGCCAGACGGAAAAATTCCGCAGCGCGCGTATTGTTTTTCTTCACGCCCTTGCCTTCAAGGATCAGGCGACCCATGACATACAGGGCTTCGGCATTGCCGCTGTCCACCAGCGGCTTGAGCACGCGCACGGCCTGATCGTAATCGGCCTTGTCCAGCGCGGCCTGCGCCTCGCGCAGGGTCGAGGCGTCATCAGCCAGAACAGTGCCGCCCATGAGCAGAACAGAACAGAATACCGCGGCCACCAACAGCGACAACGAAAAAACACGAACTTGCATGTGTTACAGACTCTTCAGCATTTTCAGCCAGTAAGGGTTAGGACCGCCCGGAACGGTCAGGGCCTGCTGCGCGCAGTACGCCTTGCGCGCCTGCTGCACCTTATCGCTCATCCACCATGCCAGCGGATCACTCCAGACCTCGGCGGCCTTGGCGGCGGCCTTCTGGGGTGTTTCGTGCCATATACCGGCTTCGGCCAGCATGTCCAGCAGGGCCGTGGCATCGCTTGTCAGCGCCCAGGCCTCACGCCGCCAGAACAGCACCATGGGCATATTGGCAACCAACGATTCCAGCAGTGTTGTACCGTTGTGATCCAGCACCAGCAAACGGCAGGCATAGAGATGGTTTGACAACATGCCCGTGGCCATTCGCACTGCGGGGAAACGCTCCAGCACCCAATCCGCATCGCGCAGAGAGCCGGGAACCGGGAAATAGGGACGGTACAGCGAACAGGCCTGCACATCGCGCCCCAGAGCTTCAAAAAATCGACTTTTGTCCTTGCGGTATTCCACTATCTGCAAGGGCGAGGGATGCGCGTCAAGCCGATAGGGAAAGGCGGGCATTTCGGTGCCGACATACAGCAGGTTTTCGCCCTTCTGCCCCTGCCAGCGCCCTTCAAGGCCATCAAGCTGCGGATACGGCAGGGGAATAAAATTGCCCGCGCTGCCCTGATGCTGCTTCCAGCCCCAGGTGCCAAAGGCATGCTGGCTGTATTCCACCATCTCCACATCCGACACGCAGCGCACCTGCCCGTAGTCGCTGCCATGCTGCACATACATGAGGCGGTTGCCGCGCCCCCGCCAAATGGCCAGCGACTGGCGGTAATCCGCATCTTCATAGGCCAGCACGCTGGCAACACGCAGACGCGGCCCCAGCGGATCAGGCGCAAGACGGGCCGGATGCTTGTGACTTGCCAACAGCTGCGGCAAGGATGCCATGAAAAGCGTCACCAGCGTACTGGCGAAATTTTCTGGCAGATCCACCGCAATACCGGTGGCGGCGCTGCTGTACTCCGCCTGCGGGCGCGACCTGTCCGGCCCATGGCTGCGGTGCAGCAAGGCCAGCGAAAAACGCAAAGTCTGGGCAATGCTCATGCCCTTGAGCCGGGGGCAAGGCAGGCGCAGCATCAGCTTGCGCAGCACCTCACGCACCTGCTCCTTGCCGGAGAGCTTTTCCTGCTCGCCATACTTTTTTTGCACCGCAGGCAGATATTCCATGCTCCAGGCAGCGGGAAAAACCTCTTCCAGCAGGCGCGAGAACAGCCAGTGGTTGTAGGTATGCCCCAGCGCCCCGTGCATCACAAAATCCGGCCCGGTGGCAAAACTGAACGAGCAGTCACGCGGCAGCAGCGGCACATGCAGCGGCTCCTGCCCCCAGGCCTGCACCATGGCCTTGACCCGCCACCAGCGCTCCACAACCTGCTTGGAAACATTCATTGCCCATGGCGTGAGCAGGGTCTCCCAATAGGCAGGCGGCAAATTGCGGGCATGCGGGCATATACGCTCGGCAACATGAGGCAGCATGTCGGCGCAGAGAGCCTTTACCTCCTGACAGGCCCGCTCCTGCAAGGGAATCTCGACCAGCGGCTCAGGAGCAAAGGTGAATTTTTTATCCCAGTCGGGGAAAAATTCTTCCTGCTCGGCAAAACACCAAGG
Proteins encoded in this window:
- a CDS encoding amino acid ABC transporter ATP-binding protein; translated protein: MEETITPAIRICDVRKRYGQHEVLQGIDMEVMPKEVVCLIGPSGSGKSTLLRCVNFLEVYDEGEIMVEGALMGYEMQYNGTRRRASETRIRESRRDLGMVFQHFNLWPHMTVMENVTEALISVAGKSRAAAEKKGMECLERVGLAEKRNSYPAQLSGGQQQRVAIARALATEPRIMLFDEPTSALDPELVGDVLQVMRSLANDGMTMLIVTHEMGFAAEVADRVVFMEGGHVVEQGPPDKLFHTPESPRLAAFLKSWTHRNGQVA
- the speB gene encoding agmatinase, which gives rise to MSPVNSLQSPRFCGIRTFMRQPAATGETPQSDVSVIGVPFDSGVSYRPGTRFGPAAIREASTLLKPYSSELDVDVNESFTIADHGDIDTIPGYMEDSFAAITSGLKPFFASKTLPVILGGDHSISLANLRAVHAAHGPVALLHFDAHSDTIPSYYGKPYNHGTPFYWALKEGLILPQHSTQIGIRGPLYSRNALDWPRQQGLRIIMGHEAHAMGPEAVIREALARIGDAPVFLSFDIDFLDAAYAPGTGTPEVEGFTTYEAMTLVRGICSKCRAVGMDLVEVLPDKDVAGITALAGASVVFAFLAAQAAFRGVQPRTAD
- a CDS encoding LIC12162 family protein, which gives rise to MSNGRVTLVLGRMPHKADPAVFRAAGPWCFAEQEEFFPDWDKKFTFAPEPLVEIPLQERACQEVKALCADMLPHVAERICPHARNLPPAYWETLLTPWAMNVSKQVVERWWRVKAMVQAWGQEPLHVPLLPRDCSFSFATGPDFVMHGALGHTYNHWLFSRLLEEVFPAAWSMEYLPAVQKKYGEQEKLSGKEQVREVLRKLMLRLPCPRLKGMSIAQTLRFSLALLHRSHGPDRSRPQAEYSSAATGIAVDLPENFASTLVTLFMASLPQLLASHKHPARLAPDPLGPRLRVASVLAYEDADYRQSLAIWRGRGNRLMYVQHGSDYGQVRCVSDVEMVEYSQHAFGTWGWKQHQGSAGNFIPLPYPQLDGLEGRWQGQKGENLLYVGTEMPAFPYRLDAHPSPLQIVEYRKDKSRFFEALGRDVQACSLYRPYFPVPGSLRDADWVLERFPAVRMATGMLSNHLYACRLLVLDHNGTTLLESLVANMPMVLFWRREAWALTSDATALLDMLAEAGIWHETPQKAAAKAAEVWSDPLAWWMSDKVQQARKAYCAQQALTVPGGPNPYWLKMLKSL
- a CDS encoding transporter substrate-binding domain-containing protein → MNMLLKKVVVGAALASSLLMGANTARADLLADIKAKGEIVIGTEARFTPFEFMENGKIVGYSTDLLEVIMKDMPSVKVKRMDIPFQGILPGLSAKKFDYIVTSVTATKERNEHYALSVPVADATVAMLVRADSPFAKPEDMSGKTVGCQTGSAQIKAIDLLAEKLGGKDKIKVKEYVAFDEAYADLAAGRLDGVAQSYPNLADVIKRRPGVFKILTPPFGPKVYFTWVGRNDADSASLAAFFDDGLRKLITSGKMAELQQKWFGFTMDIPTELPAPVQ
- a CDS encoding DJ-1/PfpI family protein, coding for MKTGLTYGIYIYEQVAELDFVAPMQVFAASNQFAGGGRVVTLSCTGQTLCGLSGLRITPDYSLQNAPPLDVLLLPGTAEVSEYAWSDSGILDWVRQQYKKVEYLAAVCTGGLILQKAGLLKGRRATTHWQLMDALESDPEITALPDARYVRDGKIVTSQGVSAGMDMALWLVGQIHDPDHARLVRKILQYDPAPPYTAEV
- the speB gene encoding agmatinase is translated as MASMQPPSASSSPRFCNTGSFMRMPRMDDPTGMDFAVFGIPFDTGSSYRTGSRFGPSAIRHISSMIKPNNVIFEVNILNELTGGDFGDVNIVPGYIEPSYAAITEFMQPLLEAGAVPLGLGGDHAITLAELRAVAAQHGKVSLLHFDSHLDLNESVFGQPYNHGTPFRRALEEGLIDPSTSIQLGMRGSLYDPDDFKIAADLGFKVLPAHIMREMGLPAVIEAIKQRVGDTKVFLTFDIDFVDPAYAPGTGTPEVGGFTSWEVLSLVRALKNLHYVGFDIVEVMPGIDQAELTAYLAANIGFEFLSILAFQKKNGLR
- a CDS encoding amino acid ABC transporter permease gives rise to the protein MNECSFILSIMPELLQGAITSVFVAMAAISLGVVLGISVCQMRRSQFWGFKRAAGLYISFMRGIPVLVILFLLFYLPSAVNIEVPSLLVAVLALGLNTSAFQAEIYRGGFNSIPVGQIEAAKALGLSRMRILTRIQLPQVLSLTGPELVNEFIILFKNSSLISVIGVTELMRRSEQLVSTTYKPVEVYLAAAIIYLTLCLIISRLGERLKGKH
- a CDS encoding GlxA family transcriptional regulator → MKQRVVFFLYPGIVSLDVSGPLEVFAAATDILAHSNKKDQGYVPVFAACTPGPVRTSSGLVLAAETTLENLSPDILVVPGAVDAEAISGNPQIIQQVSAAAARSARIASVCSGAFILAACGLLHGKRAATHWLVADRLAELYPQIIVEPDAIFVRDGKTSTSGGVTAGIDLALDMVEEDYGDKLAMEVARVLLLYRRRPGNQSQYSSALAAQVNAGRFAPLVRWLESNLGKNLTVERLAEVANMSPRSFARVFPAETGSSPARFVEGLRIIRARELIESGADSFAAVAQSAGFGSEDRLRKAFIRRLGLSPHQYSRHFFKGEQR
- a CDS encoding tetratricopeptide repeat protein produces the protein MQVRVFSLSLLVAAVFCSVLLMGGTVLADDASTLREAQAALDKADYDQAVRVLKPLVDSGNAEALYVMGRLILEGKGVKKNNTRAAEFFRLAAEKGDVSAMNSWATSLVTGDGVPRNYHEAARWFRKAADQGLAMAQYNLGYLYAYGKGLPKDEAAAIDWYTRAANQGLASAQYSLGWTYMNGKGENQSDTKAAHWFEKAAEQDHAKAQNNLAYMYAEGRGYAQDPAKAVQWYTRAAEQGYAEAQYNLGYMYEQGRGAAQDYTQAVDWYRKAAEQNEAAAQYSLGLMYEQGTGVPRNLTEASRWYQLAAKNGDPDAKAALRSMSTKAPAKAAAPSSPTKQTRDKKKQ
- a CDS encoding amino acid ABC transporter permease; the encoded protein is MDALTTFLARWQSFLIENGPDFGAALWVTIRISLVAIACGLALGFAAELGRRICPWLRKPVACYVEFFRGTPLLIQLYLLYYGGPRIGIVLDAEPAGMLGMSLYAAAYFCEIFRAGFESIPEGQREAAHCLGIRPWRRLWRIELPQMAQIVLPPAVNQIITLIKDSAVLSIITVAELTKTATRIMNISFEIVMPLCLLALLYWAISEAVAVVCGKAEARLTRHLTR
- a CDS encoding urea carboxylase-associated family protein gives rise to the protein MSEYITIPGRCGDAAIVRAGERIKIVNITGEQVVDTWAFNLRNPQEYMSMQHVRPDLNKGIPGPGDKLVTNCRRPVLTMLEDTSNGAHDTFMAACDIYRYMALGVQGYHANCTDNMYAALRKLGMQVDFCPCPLNLWMNTPIVDNKAHWLPPLSKAGDYVVLEAHFDCVVVMSACPQDILPINGKNCVPSDIKYKVYAA